One part of the Solanum dulcamara chromosome 3, daSolDulc1.2, whole genome shotgun sequence genome encodes these proteins:
- the LOC129881751 gene encoding protein FANTASTIC FOUR 3-like produces MTSTSTLHQGLQSCLEPTLVMNKLAPPRSNFPQPMTLPQKCKIGEIQEENDNVGGWSFIQALAIPCQNSRKGDPEEEAYVPPLVKLSSLNTKSLKMCTESLGSETGSDITENIEEFSCNFSLHGVERSKCREFAKKINKTASFPPPLTSMNGNEGVQIRPHREGGRLVLKAMSITCCNSNFRVERANGRLKLSLLKHDECTRHGEEDAIIQENDEFNENCSRKLASDIGVGEYSSRPTRCNASGNRNKGIPCWEPVWVAIS; encoded by the coding sequence ATGACCTCAACTTCCACACTGCATCAAGGGTTACAATCTTGTCTAGAACCTACACTTGTAATGAACAAATTAGCTCCTCCTAGATCAAATTTCCCACAACCTATGACATTGCCGCAAAAGTGTAAAATCGGTGAAATTCAAGAAGAAAATGACAATGTTGGTGGCTGGAGCTTTATCCAAGCACTTGCAATTCCTTGTCAAAACTCGAGAAAAGGCGATCCAGAGGAAGAAGCCTATGTTCCTCCTCTGGTGAAACTCTCTTCTCTCAACACaaagagtttgaaaatgtgCACTGAAAGCTTAGGAAGCGAAACAGGCAGTGACATTACCGAAAACATTGAGGAATTCTCTTGTAATTTTTCTCTTCATGGAGTTGAACGGTCAAAATGTAGAGAATTTGCGAAAAAAATCAACAAGACAGCTAGTTTTCCACCTCCTCTAACTTCAATGAATGGAAATGAAGGTGTACAAATTAGGCCTCATCGCGAAGGTGGTCGTTTAGTATTAAAAGCAATGTCAATCACTTGTTGCAACTCTAATTTCCGAGTTGAACGTGCTAATGGTAGGCTCAAGCTTTCGTTGTTAAAACACGACGAATGTACTAGACATGGAGAAGAAGATGCAATTATCCAAGAGAATGATGAATTCAATGAAAATTGTAGTAGGAAATTAGCAAGTGATATAGGGGTTGGGGAGTATTCAAGTAGACCAACAAGGTGCAATGCAAGTGGGAATAGGAATAAAGGGATTCCATGTTGGGAGCCAGTTTGGGTGGCTATTTCCTAA